Proteins encoded by one window of Muntiacus reevesi chromosome 6, mMunRee1.1, whole genome shotgun sequence:
- the MPLKIP gene encoding M-phase-specific PLK1-interacting protein, whose protein sequence is MQRQNFRPPTPPYPGPGVGGWGSGSSFRGTPSGGGPRPPSPREGYGSPHHTPPYGPRSRPYGSSLSPRHGGSFPGGRFGSPSPGGYPGNYSKSPAGSQQQFGYSPGQQQTHPQGSPRTSTPFGSGRGREKRMSNELESYFKPSMLEDPWAGLEPVSVVDISQQYSNTQTFTGKKGRYFC, encoded by the exons ATGCAGCGACAGAATTTTCGACCCCCGACTCCTCCTTACCCCGGCCCGGGTGTAGGAGGTTGGGGTAGCGGGAGCAGCTTCCGGGGTACCCCGAGCGGAGGCGGACCGCGGCCGCCATCCCCGCGGGAGGGGTACGGGAGTCCACACCACACGCCGCCGTACGGGCCCCGATCTAGGCCCTACGGGAGCAGCCTCTCTCCGCGACACGGCGGCAGCTTCCCTGGGGGCCGGTTCGGGTCTCCGTCCCCAGGCGGCTACCCTGGCAACTACTCCAAGTCCCCCGCGGGGTCCCAGCAGCAATTCGGCTACTCCCCAGGGCAGCAGCAGACCCACCCCCAG ggTTCTCCAAGGACATCTACACCATTTGGATCAGGGCGTggtagagaaaagagaatgtcTAATGAGTTGGAGAGTTATTTCAAGCCTTCAATGCTTGAAGACCCTTGGGCTGGCCTAGAACCAGTATCTGTAGTGGATATAAGCCAACAATACAGCAATACTCAAACATTCACAGGCAAAAAAGGAAGATACTTTTGTTAA